ATTATTCCTAGAAAAAAGAAGGGTACAGGATGCTACTATCTAACTATAACAACTTTTGATAACTTTTATTGTAAGTTTTTTGACAAAAAACCTACTTTTGAAGTAACAAAAATGAAGTACTAGATTATGTCAGATAAAATTGAAAGAATTAAAACTTTAATTATTGGTTCAGGACCTGCAGGATATACTGCTGCTATATATGCTGCAAGAGCAGATTTAAAGCCAGTTGTTTATACAGGAATGGAACCAGGCGGACAATTAACGACAACAACAGAAGTTGATAATTTTCCTGGTTATCCAGAAGGTATTGATGGTCCAACGATGATGATGCAATTGCAAACGCAAGCAGAGCGCTTTGGTACTGAGGTTAGAATAGGAATGATCACTGCAGTAGAATTAAGCACTGAAATAGGCGGTATTCATAAAGCAACGGTTGATGATTCTATTCAGATTGAAGCAGAAACTGTAATTATTTCAACGGGTGCAACAGCTAAATATCTAAATATTCCAAGTGAGCAAAAATTAAGAGGCGGTGGCGTTTCTGCTTGTGCTGTTTGTGACGGATTTTTCTATAAAAACCAAGATGTTGCTATTGTTGGAGCAGGAGATACAGCTGCAGAGGAAGCATCTTATTTAGCAAACATTTGTAAAAGCGTTACCATGTTAGTTCGTAAGGACGAAATGAGAGCTTCTAAAGCAATGCAACACAGAGTTCATAATATAAAAAATATTACCGTTTTATATAATACTGAAGTTGATGAAGTATTAGGAGGACAAGTAGTAGAAGGCTTAAGAATGGTAAATAATGTTACTGGTGAAAAATCGGAAATTGACATTACAGGATTATTCATCGCTATTGGTCATAAACCAAATACTGATATTTTTAAAGGTCAGTTAGATATGGATGAAACTGGTTACTTAATCACAAAAGGAAAATCTACTAAAACAAACCTTCCAGGAGTGTTTGCCTGTGGAGATTCTCAAGATAAAGAATACAGACAAGCGATTACTGCAGCAGGAACAGGCTGTATGTCTGCTTTAGATGCCGAACGTTATTTGGCGGCAATAGAAACTCCAGCCTCAATGGCTTAATTAAAAAAGAGCCGCTTTTTAGGAGGCTACTGAAAAAGTCCTTTAGCCTAGGTTGGGCTAAAAAAATATATCATGCGAGGAGTAAAAGCTATTGTGTTTTTACTCCTTTTTTCGTATTTTTATTAGCTGATTATCAGTTATTTAAATATGTTATTACAGCAACAAAAAATTCAATTGAGTGCGTATTCCGATCTATATGACTTAATAGTTCCTAAGGACAATCTCCTAAGAAAAATCAATGAATTAATTGATTTTTCTTTTATTTACGATGAACTGGCAAGTAAATATTGTTCGAACAATGGACGTAATGCAGAGAGTCCGGTTCGTATGTTCAAGTATTTATTATTGAAAACAATCTATACTGTTTCGGACGTTGATGTTGTTGATCGTTCCAGATTTGATATGTCTTTTAAATACTTCCTTGAAATGACTCCCGAAGAAGATGTGATCAACCCTAGTTCATTGACAAAATTCAGGAAGTTACGTTTAAAGGATACCG
This genomic stretch from Cellulophaga algicola DSM 14237 harbors:
- the trxB gene encoding thioredoxin-disulfide reductase; the encoded protein is MSDKIERIKTLIIGSGPAGYTAAIYAARADLKPVVYTGMEPGGQLTTTTEVDNFPGYPEGIDGPTMMMQLQTQAERFGTEVRIGMITAVELSTEIGGIHKATVDDSIQIEAETVIISTGATAKYLNIPSEQKLRGGGVSACAVCDGFFYKNQDVAIVGAGDTAAEEASYLANICKSVTMLVRKDEMRASKAMQHRVHNIKNITVLYNTEVDEVLGGQVVEGLRMVNNVTGEKSEIDITGLFIAIGHKPNTDIFKGQLDMDETGYLITKGKSTKTNLPGVFACGDSQDKEYRQAITAAGTGCMSALDAERYLAAIETPASMA